The DNA region AATGCCCATCTTGGGTTCATTTTCAGATTCCTTAACAGGAAACCTATCAATGGGATCAGTATTACAGAAAACCATAAGAACAGATAAAACATACGATGATGGGTAACCGGATAATTAAAGGGTGTGTAAGAGAAAAAGATCTCTTTACCTGGAGCCAGATAAAAATTCCACGCTACAACCAAAACAATCATCCATGAAACGATAATGATCAATGCATTCCGTACATATGGTTGTTGCTTGAACAAAAAGGAATAGGAAATGAATAATAGTATGCTCATGATTACATTCCCTCCAATAAACAGGTATAACACAACAACTAAAGCCGGAATGGTCAAATAATAATATCTTTGTTTGACTATTTGCATTAACAGTAAAAATCCGACAAGAGCTATGATAACAGCCAGTATATAAGCAA from Bacteroidales bacterium includes:
- a CDS encoding DUF6057 family protein, which translates into the protein MRKLLSHKVSIALYLLLSVFVVCWYSLLNPYLTLVYYEQSQMFQYTWTYFLQHISHPGGWINYCGLFLTQFFYYPLIGIFIYVSIFLLLGWIFQYIIERVFLLQPFRFLTFIPALCILPVSVDVQFNIAYILAVIIALVGFLLLMQIVKQRYYYLTIPALVVVLYLFIGGNVIMSILLFISYSFLFKQQPYVRNALIIIVSWMIVLVVAWNFYLAPGKEIFFSYTPFNYPVTHHRMFYLFLWFSVILIPLIGFLLRNLKMNPRWA